A single genomic interval of Lathyrus oleraceus cultivar Zhongwan6 chromosome 7, CAAS_Psat_ZW6_1.0, whole genome shotgun sequence harbors:
- the LOC127101760 gene encoding protein PELPK1, translated as MASNKSFIKALLVVVTISSMSVDARHLLQATSQQPNFPTIPSLPKPTTTLPPLPSIPPLPTYIPSLPKLTMPPLPSLPTNIPTLNVPPLPALTSLPNIPTSIPITFPSIPFLSPPPSTSSP; from the coding sequence ATGGCATCAAACAAATCTTTCATCAAAGCTTTACTTGTTGTTGTGACCATATCAAGCATGAGTGTAGATGCTCGCCATCTTTTGCAAGCAACCTCACAACAACCTAATTTTCCCACCATTCCCTCTTTACCAAAACCAACAACAACATTGCCACCTTTGCCTTCAATTCCTCCATTGCCTACTTACATTCCATCTCTTCCTAAACTGACTATGCCACCTCTTCCTAGCCTTCCAACCAATATTCCAACTCTCAACGTTCCACCATTGCCAGCACTCACGTCACTTCCCAACATTCCCACCTCAATCCCAATTACTTTTCCTTCCATTCCATTTCTTTCCCCACCACCTTCAACATCTAGCCCTTAA